One Marinobacter halotolerans genomic region harbors:
- the secE gene encoding preprotein translocase subunit SecE produces the protein MESKADRSTSSFDIVKWLVVFVLIAIGVVGNQYFSAESLLYRVLGLVVLALLAALVALQTDRGRRFAALLKEARVEIRKVVWPTRPELIQTTFIVVVFVLVVALILWGMDSLISWLVSGVIG, from the coding sequence ATGGAGTCAAAAGCCGATCGTTCAACCAGCAGCTTTGATATTGTCAAGTGGCTGGTCGTATTTGTCCTGATTGCCATCGGTGTCGTTGGCAATCAGTATTTCAGTGCCGAGTCACTACTGTATCGGGTGCTGGGTCTTGTGGTGCTTGCGCTTTTGGCAGCACTCGTTGCGTTGCAGACCGACCGTGGACGTCGGTTTGCAGCACTCCTGAAAGAAGCACGGGTTGAAATCCGGAAAGTCGTATGGCCCACCCGGCCGGAGCTTATCCAGACCACGTTTATTGTTGTGGTTTTTGTATTGGTAGTAGCTTTGATCTTGTGGGGTATGGATTCGTTGATCAGTTGGCTGGTCTCCGGAGTTATCGGGTAA
- the rplJ gene encoding 50S ribosomal protein L10 encodes MAIRLEDKKAIVAEVNETAGGALSVVMADYRGVTSGDMTALRAKARAENVILKVVRNNLAKIAIRGTEYECIDEALVGPTILAFSMEDPGAAARLLKDFAKEKEAFEIKGLAVGGELMGADQIDRLAKLPTRHEALTMLAATTQAPITKLARTLNEVPTKVTRAVAAVRDQKQEAA; translated from the coding sequence GTGGCAATTAGACTCGAAGACAAGAAGGCGATCGTCGCTGAAGTCAACGAGACTGCCGGTGGTGCTCTGTCTGTGGTTATGGCTGATTACCGTGGTGTCACCTCTGGTGATATGACGGCGCTTCGTGCCAAGGCTCGTGCCGAGAACGTAATCCTGAAGGTTGTTCGTAACAACCTGGCGAAGATTGCGATTCGTGGTACCGAGTACGAGTGCATCGACGAAGCATTGGTTGGCCCGACCATTCTGGCATTCTCTATGGAAGATCCAGGCGCGGCTGCGCGTCTGCTGAAGGATTTTGCCAAAGAGAAAGAGGCATTTGAGATCAAAGGCCTGGCTGTCGGCGGTGAGCTGATGGGCGCAGACCAGATTGATCGCCTTGCCAAGCTGCCAACACGTCACGAAGCATTGACGATGCTGGCCGCAACCACACAGGCACCGATCACCAAGCTTGCGCGGACACTGAACGAAGTTCCAACGAAAGTGACCCGTGCAGTAGCGGCAGTTCGAGACCAGAAGCAAGAAGCTGCTTGA
- the rplA gene encoding 50S ribosomal protein L1, protein MAKLSKRQKLIREKVDSARSYTVDEAVALLVELGSSVKFKESVDVAVNLGVDARKSDQVVRSSTVLPHGTGKTVRVAVFTQGANAEKATAAGADIVGMDDLAEEVKKGNMDFDVVIATPDAMRVVGQLGQILGPRGLMPNPKVGTVTPDVETAVKNAKAGQVRYRTDKNGIIHAPMGNVEFSAQNIKENIEALIADLKKAKPSSSKGVYLKKVTLSSTMGPGLAIDQSALSI, encoded by the coding sequence ATGGCAAAGCTTAGCAAGCGTCAGAAGCTGATTCGTGAAAAAGTCGACAGTGCCCGTTCCTATACCGTTGATGAGGCAGTTGCACTGCTGGTAGAGCTGGGCTCAAGCGTGAAGTTCAAGGAGTCCGTGGACGTTGCGGTAAACCTTGGCGTTGACGCACGTAAATCCGATCAGGTTGTTCGTAGCAGCACTGTTCTGCCTCACGGCACTGGCAAGACCGTCCGTGTTGCAGTATTCACCCAGGGCGCCAACGCTGAGAAAGCCACCGCTGCTGGTGCTGACATTGTTGGCATGGATGATCTGGCTGAAGAAGTTAAGAAAGGCAACATGGATTTTGACGTGGTTATTGCCACACCAGATGCCATGCGTGTCGTAGGTCAGCTGGGCCAGATTCTTGGTCCTCGCGGCCTGATGCCGAACCCGAAGGTTGGTACTGTGACTCCGGACGTTGAGACTGCGGTCAAGAACGCCAAGGCAGGTCAGGTACGGTATCGTACGGACAAAAACGGCATTATCCATGCGCCTATGGGTAACGTGGAATTCTCTGCTCAGAACATCAAGGAAAATATTGAGGCTCTGATTGCAGATCTGAAAAAGGCCAAGCCCTCTTCGTCGAAAGGTGTTTACCTCAAGAAGGTAACCCTGTCGTCGACGATGGGTCCTGGCCTGGCTATCGACCAGAGTGCTTTGAGCATTTAA
- a CDS encoding type III pantothenate kinase — protein MRLLIDAGNTRLKWRLDRQGAVVKSGVCLCDSESWLSELASYAADIERIAVSTVASESRRSVLDEQLNRLTGTDVQFYWSEARRAGLINAYTDTAKMGADRWHAMYAGWHQKPGGFAVVDAGSAITVDYVAPDGTHLGGYILPGKQMMLRSLQQDAARIGFEEVDAGGGQPGVSTTECVQHGVVWLWEGLIQHLVADCREYGLERILCTGGDAGLLLSAGLPGVHDSDLVIKGLAAIDSESAGI, from the coding sequence ATGAGGCTGCTGATCGACGCGGGAAACACCCGTCTAAAGTGGCGGCTTGACCGGCAGGGCGCGGTTGTCAAGAGCGGGGTTTGCCTGTGCGACAGTGAGAGTTGGCTGAGTGAGCTGGCCTCATATGCGGCTGATATTGAGCGTATCGCGGTTTCAACCGTTGCTTCCGAAAGCCGTCGGTCCGTCCTGGACGAGCAGCTGAACCGTCTTACTGGAACAGATGTGCAGTTTTACTGGTCTGAAGCCCGGCGCGCCGGCCTGATAAACGCCTATACCGATACCGCAAAGATGGGCGCTGATCGTTGGCATGCCATGTACGCAGGGTGGCATCAGAAACCGGGTGGGTTTGCCGTGGTTGATGCGGGCAGTGCCATAACCGTGGATTATGTGGCTCCCGATGGCACCCATCTTGGCGGTTATATCCTGCCGGGCAAGCAGATGATGCTGCGTTCGCTTCAGCAGGATGCTGCGCGGATTGGTTTCGAAGAGGTAGATGCTGGTGGTGGCCAGCCAGGGGTATCGACAACCGAATGCGTCCAGCACGGTGTTGTCTGGCTCTGGGAAGGCCTGATCCAGCATCTGGTTGCGGACTGCCGCGAGTATGGCCTTGAGCGTATCTTGTGTACCGGTGGCGATGCCGGGTTGCTTCTGTCTGCTGGCTTGCCCGGGGTGCACGACTCTGATCTGGTTATCAAGGGGCTGGCAGCGATTGATTCAGAGAGTGCGGGTATATGA
- the nusG gene encoding transcription termination/antitermination protein NusG: MAKRWYVVHAYSGFEKHVMRTLGERIALNGMEDKFGEILVPTEEVVEMREGKKRKSERKFYPGYVLVQMEMDDATWHLVKNTPRVLGFIGGTKDKPAPITEREAEAILRRVESGADKPKPKTLFEPGEVVRVTEGPFADFNGVVEEVDYDKSRVKVAVLIFGRSTPVELEFGQVEKD, from the coding sequence ATGGCTAAGCGCTGGTACGTCGTACATGCGTATTCTGGCTTTGAAAAGCACGTAATGCGCACTCTCGGAGAGCGCATTGCGCTCAATGGAATGGAAGACAAGTTCGGCGAGATTCTGGTTCCAACAGAAGAAGTCGTCGAAATGCGCGAAGGAAAGAAGCGCAAGAGCGAGCGGAAATTCTATCCGGGTTATGTGCTTGTTCAGATGGAAATGGACGACGCTACCTGGCACCTGGTCAAGAACACTCCGCGTGTTCTGGGCTTCATTGGTGGCACAAAAGACAAGCCGGCACCGATCACAGAGCGTGAGGCAGAAGCTATTCTGCGCCGCGTTGAAAGTGGTGCCGACAAGCCCAAGCCCAAGACACTGTTTGAGCCGGGCGAAGTGGTTCGGGTTACAGAAGGCCCGTTTGCCGACTTCAACGGCGTGGTAGAAGAAGTTGACTACGACAAGAGTCGGGTCAAGGTTGCTGTTCTTATTTTCGGTCGGTCTACGCCGGTTGAGCTGGAGTTCGGACAGGTCGAGAAAGACTGA
- the rplK gene encoding 50S ribosomal protein L11 gives MAKKIEAYIKLQVAAGKANPSPPVGPALGQRGVNIMEFCKAFNAETQDMEPGLPIPTVITVYSDRSFTFITKTPPAPVLLKKAAGIKSGSGRPNTEKVGTVTREQLEEIVKTKEPDLTAANMDAALRTIAGTARSMGLNVEGL, from the coding sequence ATGGCTAAGAAAATCGAAGCGTATATCAAGCTTCAGGTTGCTGCCGGTAAGGCCAACCCGAGTCCTCCCGTTGGTCCTGCACTGGGTCAGCGTGGCGTGAACATCATGGAATTCTGTAAGGCGTTTAACGCCGAGACTCAGGACATGGAGCCTGGGCTGCCGATTCCTACCGTGATCACCGTATACAGCGATCGCAGCTTTACCTTTATCACCAAGACGCCGCCGGCACCAGTTCTGCTGAAAAAAGCAGCTGGCATCAAAAGCGGATCCGGTCGTCCGAACACCGAGAAGGTTGGCACGGTTACCCGTGAGCAGCTGGAAGAGATCGTCAAGACCAAAGAGCCCGATCTGACCGCTGCAAATATGGATGCCGCTCTTCGCACCATCGCCGGAACCGCCCGTAGCATGGGCCTCAACGTGGAGGGCCTGTAA
- the rplL gene encoding 50S ribosomal protein L7/L12 translates to MALSNEDILNAIAEMSVMDVVALVEAMEEKFGVSAAAAVAAAPAAAGGEAAAAEEQTEFDVVLTGPGEKKVNVIKAVRELTGLGLKEAKEMVDSAPSVIKEAASKDDAEAAKKKLEEAGASVELK, encoded by the coding sequence ATGGCTCTGTCTAACGAAGACATTTTGAACGCAATTGCTGAAATGAGCGTAATGGACGTTGTTGCGCTGGTTGAAGCAATGGAAGAGAAGTTTGGCGTATCTGCTGCTGCAGCAGTTGCTGCTGCTCCTGCCGCTGCTGGTGGCGAAGCTGCCGCTGCTGAAGAGCAGACAGAATTTGACGTTGTTCTGACCGGTCCTGGTGAGAAGAAGGTCAACGTGATCAAGGCCGTTCGTGAACTGACTGGCCTGGGTCTGAAGGAAGCGAAAGAAATGGTCGATAGCGCGCCTTCCGTAATCAAGGAAGCAGCGAGCAAAGACGACGCTGAAGCAGCCAAGAAGAAGCTTGAGGAAGCAGGCGCTTCTGTTGAGCTCAAGTAA
- a CDS encoding biotin--[acetyl-CoA-carboxylase] ligase: MKSRALIGLLADGRVHSGESLAASLGVSRTAVWKQIKRAADEGFSIETIRGKGYRLVTPVDLLDGNEIVRQLPARLHSTIDLQVHEELDSTNAEVIRQRARQSSGRTMVCLAECQTAGRGRRGRQWQSPRGENLYLSLGLTFRGGFAMLDGLSLVLGLAVAEALEAQGVRDVGLKWPNDIYVGGSKLAGILVELQGELEEGVVQVVAGIGINVHMSAAEGVDQAWTSLARAMPAQQWHRNLIAAGVIASLLDAATEFAKTGFTSFRAPWEARDIFTGRPLTSDSGKLSGTGRGVDEHGNYLMDVNGKLEKVRAGEISLRVQS, translated from the coding sequence ATGAAATCCAGAGCGCTAATAGGCCTCCTTGCCGACGGTCGGGTTCACTCCGGCGAATCACTTGCTGCATCCCTGGGTGTCAGCCGCACCGCCGTCTGGAAGCAGATAAAGCGAGCGGCGGACGAGGGCTTTAGCATCGAAACCATCCGCGGCAAGGGCTATCGGTTGGTCACGCCAGTGGACCTGCTGGATGGCAATGAGATAGTCCGACAGCTTCCTGCCCGGCTTCATTCCACTATCGACCTCCAGGTTCACGAGGAACTGGACTCGACCAATGCGGAAGTCATTCGGCAAAGGGCCCGCCAGAGCAGCGGAAGAACAATGGTCTGCCTGGCCGAGTGCCAGACTGCCGGGCGAGGGCGTCGTGGCCGGCAATGGCAGAGCCCGCGCGGCGAAAATCTGTACCTGAGCTTGGGGCTGACCTTTCGTGGCGGCTTTGCCATGCTCGATGGCTTGAGCCTGGTGCTGGGCCTGGCAGTGGCCGAGGCGCTGGAGGCCCAGGGAGTCCGGGATGTCGGGCTGAAGTGGCCCAACGATATCTATGTTGGGGGAAGCAAGCTAGCGGGTATTCTGGTCGAACTGCAGGGTGAGCTGGAAGAGGGCGTGGTGCAGGTGGTTGCCGGCATCGGAATCAATGTTCATATGTCTGCAGCCGAAGGGGTCGATCAGGCCTGGACCAGTCTTGCCCGTGCTATGCCCGCGCAGCAGTGGCACAGAAACCTTATTGCGGCGGGCGTGATTGCTTCGCTACTCGATGCCGCTACCGAATTTGCGAAGACCGGCTTTACGAGTTTCCGGGCGCCATGGGAGGCCAGGGATATTTTCACGGGCCGGCCGCTGACGAGTGATTCCGGAAAGCTGTCCGGTACGGGGCGGGGAGTCGACGAGCATGGAAACTATTTGATGGATGTAAATGGCAAGCTGGAAAAAGTCCGCGCCGGTGAGATCAGCCTGCGGGTTCAGTCATGA
- the tuf gene encoding elongation factor Tu, with protein MSKEKFERSKPHVNVGTIGHVDHGKTTLTAALTRVCHEVWGSGSASAFDMIDNAPEEKARGITIATSHVEYTSPERHYAHVDCPGHADYVKNMITGAAQMDGAILVCSAADGPMPQTREHILLSRQVGVPFIVVFLNKADMVDDEELLELVEMEVRELLSQYDFPGDDTPIVTGSALMALEGKDDNEMGTTAVKKLVEALDAYIPDPERAIDQPFLMPIEDVFSISGRGTVVTGRVERGVIKVGEEIEIVGIKDTVKTTCTGVEMFRKLLDEGRAGENVGVLLRGTKRDDVERGQVLCKPGTIKPHTKFECEVYVLSKEEGGRHTPFFKGYRPQFYFRTTDVTGSCELPEGVEMVMPGDNVKMSVTLINPIAMEDGLRFAIREGGRTVGAGVVSKIIE; from the coding sequence ATGTCTAAAGAAAAATTTGAGCGTAGTAAACCGCACGTAAACGTGGGCACCATTGGTCACGTAGACCATGGTAAGACCACGCTGACAGCCGCCCTGACTCGTGTATGTCACGAGGTGTGGGGCAGTGGTAGCGCCAGCGCATTCGACATGATCGATAACGCGCCGGAAGAGAAGGCTCGTGGTATCACTATCGCGACCTCTCACGTTGAGTACACGTCACCGGAGCGTCATTACGCGCACGTTGACTGCCCGGGCCACGCTGACTATGTGAAGAACATGATCACTGGTGCGGCGCAGATGGACGGCGCGATTCTGGTTTGTTCCGCAGCTGACGGCCCCATGCCGCAGACTCGCGAGCACATCCTGCTGTCTCGTCAGGTAGGCGTTCCTTTCATCGTTGTGTTCCTGAACAAGGCGGACATGGTTGATGATGAAGAGCTGCTTGAGCTGGTTGAGATGGAAGTTCGTGAACTGCTGAGCCAGTACGACTTCCCGGGCGACGACACGCCGATCGTTACCGGTTCCGCGCTGATGGCGCTGGAAGGTAAAGACGACAACGAAATGGGTACCACCGCTGTCAAGAAGCTGGTTGAGGCCCTGGACGCGTACATCCCGGATCCTGAGCGTGCGATTGATCAGCCGTTCCTGATGCCGATCGAGGACGTGTTCTCTATCTCCGGTCGTGGCACCGTGGTAACTGGCCGTGTCGAGCGTGGCGTTATCAAGGTGGGTGAAGAGATTGAGATTGTTGGTATCAAAGATACCGTCAAGACCACCTGCACCGGCGTTGAGATGTTCCGCAAGCTGCTGGACGAAGGTCGTGCAGGCGAGAACGTTGGTGTACTGCTGCGTGGTACCAAGCGTGACGACGTTGAGCGTGGCCAGGTTCTGTGTAAGCCGGGCACTATCAAGCCGCACACCAAGTTTGAGTGTGAAGTGTACGTACTGTCCAAGGAAGAGGGTGGTCGTCATACGCCTTTCTTCAAGGGCTATCGTCCACAGTTCTACTTCCGTACCACCGACGTCACAGGTTCCTGTGAGCTGCCGGAAGGCGTGGAAATGGTAATGCCGGGTGACAACGTCAAGATGAGTGTTACCCTGATCAACCCGATCGCCATGGAAGATGGCCTGCGTTTCGCGATTCGCGAAGGCGGCCGTACCGTTGGTGCCGGTGTGGTCTCAAAGATCATCGAGTGA